In a single window of the Methylophaga frappieri genome:
- a CDS encoding XRE family transcriptional regulator codes for MGTTQPRLSDAMKGKIEKCTVDRLVNMLAAIGNTVNINISYAA; via the coding sequence TTGGGTACAACCCAACCCCGGTTAAGCGATGCCATGAAAGGTAAAATCGAGAAGTGCACGGTAGATCGCTTAGTGAACATGCTTGCGGCCATTGGTAACACCGTGAATATAAACATTTCCTACGCAGCTTGA
- the cas6f gene encoding type I-F CRISPR-associated endoribonuclease Cas6/Csy4 — translation MNYYLDIHILPDPEFKETVLMNAIYTKLHKALCDSQSTDIGVSFPNHNLTLGNTLRLHGTAEALDKIQCRNWIGSMSVYCQNSDIQSVPADVKFRTISRQQPTMSAAKLKRLIKRGSITEAEAKNYKAKMFTKGLDNPYVELVSGSNGHRHRRYIEFGSLHDNPVDGDFDQFGLSKTATIPWF, via the coding sequence ATGAACTATTACCTTGATATTCACATCTTGCCCGATCCGGAATTTAAAGAAACGGTACTGATGAATGCTATTTACACCAAGCTCCATAAAGCCTTATGCGACTCACAATCCACCGACATCGGTGTCAGCTTCCCAAACCATAATCTCACTTTGGGCAATACACTGCGCCTACACGGTACCGCTGAGGCATTGGATAAGATCCAGTGTCGAAACTGGATTGGGTCGATGAGTGTTTATTGTCAAAACAGCGATATTCAGTCAGTTCCAGCAGATGTGAAGTTTCGCACAATCTCGCGTCAGCAACCGACGATGAGTGCGGCAAAGCTGAAGCGGCTGATCAAACGCGGTTCTATCACAGAGGCAGAAGCTAAAAACTACAAGGCCAAAATGTTTACCAAAGGGTTGGATAATCCATACGTGGAATTGGTCAGTGGCTCAAATGGACATCGGCATCGGCGTTATATTGAGTTTGGATCATTGCATGATAACCCTGTTGATGGAGACTTTGATCAGTTCGGCCTCTCCAAAACCGCAACTATCCCGTGGTTTTAA
- the csy3 gene encoding type I-F CRISPR-associated protein Csy3 → MAKKENTASVLAFEKKLVPSDGYMYGCQWDNKSEAAPLSLNEKSVRGTISNRLKPALQKDPAALNNEVEKPNLQTVDACSLGTEQDTLKLHFTLKVLGGLKQPSACNNAAFKEGYQQAVSSYLETQGMRELAKRYALNIANARFLWRNRFGAEAILVQVKALNKGAEQSWEFDALELNPRDMEVTTADVESLADRIASALSSDNDFLMLDITCYAKVGKAQDVYPSEELVLDKGKGNKSKILYSVDGMAAMHSQKLGNAMRTIDTWYPEHDDAVASAGPIAIEPYGAVTNLGKAFRTPADKQDFYTFFDSWARGGELARVEDEHYVMGVLVRGGVFGESDK, encoded by the coding sequence ATGGCTAAAAAAGAAAATACCGCATCTGTATTGGCGTTTGAGAAAAAACTGGTTCCCTCTGATGGCTATATGTACGGTTGCCAATGGGACAATAAAAGCGAGGCAGCCCCGCTCTCTTTAAATGAAAAATCGGTACGCGGAACAATTTCAAACCGCCTAAAACCTGCCTTACAAAAGGATCCTGCGGCGCTTAATAATGAAGTTGAGAAGCCGAATCTGCAAACAGTCGATGCCTGTTCGTTAGGCACAGAACAAGACACGTTAAAACTGCATTTCACGCTCAAGGTGCTGGGTGGATTAAAGCAGCCATCGGCCTGTAATAACGCCGCTTTTAAAGAAGGTTATCAGCAGGCGGTCAGCAGCTACCTTGAAACTCAAGGCATGAGAGAGCTTGCCAAGCGCTATGCACTGAACATCGCCAATGCTCGTTTTCTATGGCGTAACCGCTTTGGTGCAGAAGCCATTCTGGTGCAAGTCAAAGCACTAAATAAAGGCGCTGAACAGAGCTGGGAATTCGACGCACTGGAATTAAACCCCCGTGATATGGAGGTTACGACTGCAGATGTTGAATCTTTGGCTGACCGTATTGCGTCTGCCCTGAGCAGCGATAATGATTTCTTGATGCTTGATATTACCTGCTATGCCAAAGTGGGCAAAGCGCAGGATGTTTACCCCAGTGAAGAGCTGGTTCTGGATAAAGGCAAAGGCAACAAAAGCAAAATACTCTATTCAGTCGATGGCATGGCAGCGATGCATTCCCAAAAGCTCGGTAATGCGATGCGCACCATTGATACTTGGTACCCTGAGCACGATGATGCGGTAGCCTCTGCCGGACCGATTGCCATTGAACCCTACGGTGCGGTCACCAACTTGGGTAAAGCTTTCAGAACGCCGGCTGACAAACAAGACTTCTATACCTTTTTTGATAGCTGGGCGCGTGGTGGAGAGTTAGCACGTGTGGAAGACGAACATTACGTCATGGGTGTGCTCGTGCGTGGTGGTGTATTTGGTGAAAGTGATAAATAA
- the csy2 gene encoding type I-F CRISPR-associated protein Csy2, translating to MSENLILLPHIKVQNANALSSPFTIGFPAMTAWLGAVHALQRKLNMQDSPVEFSAIGVVVHHFDLQTYKGPGDFVHSIIGTGNPLEPKSEKDKPKGNAVRPSFIEEARCHLEVSLVIEYNCIEAQDESQMLERLHQLLLGNIKLAGGDILSCGTPEIVRDFDMAKRKLMPGYALVERRDLMQEAMEQGQDAMDAMLDYLAIHHTSSKDEKGGEERVHWLSQRKATGPNGERGWIVPIATGFHGISDLGNALNQRDPDTPHRFAESLVTLGEFKMPYRLASPEDLLWRYLVEPENNLYLCVQQTHESETTLSDY from the coding sequence ATGAGTGAGAACCTGATTCTTCTGCCTCATATTAAGGTGCAAAACGCCAATGCCTTATCCAGCCCTTTCACCATTGGCTTTCCGGCCATGACCGCCTGGCTGGGGGCTGTGCATGCATTGCAGCGTAAATTGAATATGCAGGATTCCCCCGTTGAGTTTTCTGCCATTGGTGTCGTGGTGCATCACTTTGATTTGCAAACCTATAAAGGCCCCGGCGATTTTGTGCATTCTATTATTGGCACGGGCAACCCGCTGGAACCCAAGTCCGAAAAAGATAAGCCAAAAGGTAATGCTGTTCGTCCTTCCTTTATCGAAGAAGCTCGCTGTCATTTGGAGGTGAGTTTAGTTATCGAATACAACTGCATTGAAGCCCAGGATGAATCACAAATGTTGGAGCGATTACATCAATTACTGCTCGGCAATATAAAGCTGGCAGGTGGCGATATTCTGAGTTGCGGTACACCTGAAATTGTAAGGGATTTTGACATGGCCAAGCGCAAACTGATGCCGGGTTATGCTCTCGTCGAACGTAGAGATTTAATGCAGGAGGCCATGGAACAGGGGCAGGACGCCATGGATGCCATGCTTGACTATCTAGCCATACATCACACCTCCAGCAAAGACGAGAAGGGCGGAGAGGAGCGTGTCCACTGGCTAAGCCAACGCAAAGCTACCGGGCCGAATGGTGAGAGGGGTTGGATAGTGCCCATTGCTACCGGCTTTCACGGTATTAGCGATCTGGGCAATGCGCTAAACCAACGTGACCCGGATACCCCGCATCGCTTTGCCGAAAGCTTAGTGACTCTGGGTGAATTCAAGATGCCTTACCGTTTGGCTTCCCCCGAAGACTTACTCTGGCGTTACCTGGTGGAGCCAGAAAACAACCTTTATCTCTGTGTTCAACAAACACATGAATCTGAAACCACCCTCAGCGATTACTAA